From Streptomyces asiaticus, one genomic window encodes:
- a CDS encoding metallophosphoesterase family protein, protein MSGTHGGELLAISDLHVAYPENRAIVERLRPGSDDDWLIVAGDVGEVFSEIEEVLGLLSERFAKVIWSPGNHELWTHPKDPLEVRGVARYEALVEMCRAKGIVTPEDPYPLWEGIGGPLVIAPLFLLYDYTFRLDGLATKEAALAHAHEAGVVCTDEHFLHPDPYPTRDAWCRARVAETEARLAAVDPELRTVLINHWPMTRLPTRVLRYPDFALWCGTELTADWHVRFRAETVVYGHLHIPRTTVEDGVKFQEVSVGYPREWKAHGRLPEDPLRRILPVPVP, encoded by the coding sequence ATGAGCGGCACCCACGGGGGCGAACTCCTCGCCATCAGCGACCTTCATGTGGCCTATCCGGAGAACCGGGCCATCGTGGAGCGGCTGCGGCCCGGCTCCGACGACGACTGGCTGATCGTCGCGGGGGACGTCGGCGAGGTGTTCTCCGAGATCGAGGAGGTGCTCGGCCTGCTGAGCGAGCGCTTCGCCAAAGTCATCTGGTCACCCGGGAACCACGAGCTGTGGACCCATCCCAAGGACCCATTGGAGGTCCGGGGGGTGGCGCGCTACGAGGCGCTGGTGGAGATGTGCCGGGCGAAGGGCATCGTCACGCCCGAGGACCCCTACCCGCTCTGGGAGGGCATCGGCGGGCCGCTGGTCATCGCCCCGCTGTTCCTGCTCTACGACTACACCTTCCGCCTCGACGGCCTGGCCACCAAGGAGGCCGCGCTGGCCCACGCCCATGAGGCGGGGGTGGTCTGCACCGACGAGCACTTCCTGCACCCCGACCCCTACCCCACCCGCGACGCGTGGTGCCGGGCCCGGGTCGCCGAGACCGAGGCGCGGCTGGCGGCGGTCGACCCGGAGCTGCGGACCGTGCTCATCAACCACTGGCCGATGACCCGGCTGCCCACCCGGGTGCTGCGCTACCCCGACTTCGCGCTGTGGTGCGGCACCGAGCTGACCGCCGACTGGCATGTGCGGTTCCGGGCCGAGACGGTCGTCTACGGCCATCTGCACATTCCCCGGACGACGGTGGAGGACGGGGTGAAGTTCCAGGAGGTCTCGGTCGGCTACCCCCGGGAGTGGAAGGCCCACGGCCGGCTGCCCGAGGACCCGCTGCGCCGGATCCTCCCGGTGCCGGTGCCGTAG
- a CDS encoding universal stress protein: MVDKLPPSFERGTDGPKVIVAGLDGSESSWRATAYAAGLARRQKALLVVVYIQPVLAAGAALGATVADTTGEVAEELMREMREATERLRGVFEVRWEFHTFRGDPYNGLAQAADELKADAVVVGASEQAGHRFVGSVAVRLVKAGRWPVTVVP; encoded by the coding sequence GTGGTCGACAAACTCCCTCCGTCTTTTGAACGGGGAACCGACGGACCGAAGGTCATCGTGGCCGGACTGGACGGTTCCGAATCCTCCTGGCGCGCCACGGCCTACGCCGCCGGGCTGGCCAGACGCCAGAAGGCGCTGCTGGTCGTGGTCTACATCCAGCCGGTGCTGGCCGCGGGCGCCGCGCTCGGTGCCACGGTGGCCGACACCACGGGTGAGGTGGCCGAGGAGCTGATGCGGGAGATGCGGGAGGCCACCGAGCGGCTGCGCGGGGTCTTCGAGGTGCGCTGGGAGTTCCACACCTTCCGGGGCGATCCGTACAACGGACTGGCCCAGGCGGCCGATGAGCTGAAGGCCGACGCGGTGGTGGTGGGCGCGTCCGAGCAGGCCGGGCACCGCTTCGTCGGCTCGGTGGCCGTACGGCTGGTCAAGGCCGGGCGCT